ATAATCAAGGAAAAGAAGTCATTATCATGAGTATGACGCTGTCCTTGTTAGGATGCTGAGGCTGCAGGCACCGCATCTTCGATAGAGGCTTCGTCAATCGTTTCATTGGTCTCTTCAGCGGCCTCGTTGATAGTCTCCTCGGCAGCCGGCTCttccgctgctgctggttctgTCATCGTCTCTTCTTTGACAACTGACTCTTCAGGTTGCTCTTCAGGTTGCTCTGCTTGGGGTTCGGCTTGGGGTTCGGCTTGAGGCACTGGCTGTTCTTCCTCTGCCATTGGTGTAGGAACTGCTGCAGGCACCTCGTTCCCAATACGGGGCTTCTTGTTCGGGCGCTCTACGTCACCATCGAGGGCATCCTGGACTGCTttcagctccagctccagctcgtccaagCGCCGTTTCAAATTATTCTCTCGGCGGTGGCTATCTTCGAGCTGGGTCTGCAGTTGGGTTACAGTCTCCTGGCTTGCATCCAGCTGCGTCCTAAGTTGCGTCTGTTCAACACCAGCGATTTCCTGGCCGTGTCGGGCGgctgcttcttgttgctcGAGTTGGCTCAGTCGGCCCCTGAACAGCTCATTGATAACCTCAAGCTCGCTAACTCTGGTCTTGAGACTAGAGTTGTGAGCAATCAGCTGTTCGTGAGTTTGCGGCATATCTCGATCGCCGTTCTCCGAAGTCCCGTTGAAGCTGCCGCCCTGGTATGGGTCATCAACCATGAATGAGGGCAGTCCCTGGTTGTACATGGAAGGTGTGCCGGTGCGAGAGATGGGAGAGTCGGATCCCTCATTACCGTTCGGCTTTTGCGACGTTCGACGGATAGCTTGagctgcggcagcggcattcTGCGCCGATAGGGCGGCACCACTCACATCGGCGCCAAGACCAAAGTTCGCAGCCTGCTGTTGTTGGGCCTATAAAAAAAGGGAGTTAGGGATTGTTTTTGGTCACGGTGTTGAACATGTAATAGGGCGGACAgtaccttcttcttggctgcAAGATCGGGTCGAATCGTCTTGACGCGATTACGGCTCTTGATAACGTCGGTCTTCAAGGAGATGGGTCGCGGGCGGCCGTGCAACTTGAGGAAGAGACCGCAGGCATTACAGAGCACGGAGCCAAATTCGTCGCGGCGCCACAATGGAGTTGTCGACGTCGTACAATTCTGGCAGGTCGGCTGCGTAGGTGAAGTGTTAGTGGCCATCATGGTGCCGGTGGTGCGCTGGGGAATTGCGTGGGTGGTTTGGGGAATGCCAGGGCGATAAATAAGTACTATCGTGATCGATAAGGAGATGatgcagaaaaaaaaacttttgGTCTCCCGCATGCGCCCGACTGATAAGGCGCGATAAGCAAGCCACGTTTTGCGAAAGTGGCCGAGGTGGCAGCCCGGGATTAGTACCTACAATGCCGCACGTGACCCACTCTTATCTCCAGCGATAAGGGAAAGCAAATGTCAAAACGCCGCGGCTCCATAATAACTACTGGCTCCATGCTGGGATTTCATGGTGCGGACCAGCGCCATGTGCCATCTCCTTATCGACAATCAAGCATCGAGATCCTCTTGGAGCTCCATACTCAGTCTAGGGAACATCCAAAATAGGCATGTCGCTGCTCTCAGGCTTATTGGGGGGTCGGTGTTTGCGACTGGTGTATTGAAGGATCGTGGGGCCGTCAGACTTACCAaattgccattgccattgccattaGTTGCAGCCGGCGGTGTGGCACCAGTGTAAGTTGGATTCTGCGGTGCTGCGGTGGCTCTAGATATAAGTATTAGCTAGGTTTTCTGAATATTCATGTTGCGTGCTCGATGACGAGAGCAAGCAATTCTAGACTTCTGCGCCGGTACGCAACACCTCCTGCGAGGGCCGACTCCAACTAGCCGGTATGCCCTGGCACATGCCATTTCGATTCTCTTCTCTGATGACGTCTAAGAAGGGGTCGTACCTAAGTTGCGGCGGACTCTGCGCAGCGTTGCTTACTGCGAGAGCAGAGATGGCAGGGAGCTGTTGCAAATTTGCAGACAccaaggtcgaggtcggGCTGGGTCGCGAGATAGGCTCGTTCGTTTGTGACAGTGTCGATGGCTCCTCCATCATGATAATTGATGTTTTAGATGTGTCTCGTCAGTTCTGTCTATTTTTGTTCGACGAAATCCTAGATTGAGATGGATCGAGGGCGTGGGCGGGCCAGGATGGCGCGATCGCGTCTCCAGACGGCGATATTGATTCGGATCGGACGAGAAGCGCGCCAACAAGCGAACGTTCAGCATGCGCAAGAAGAATATTTCAGGATATGAAAGTGGGCGAGATTGAGTTGTGAGCTCGGCGAAGGGATGAGGCTCGGTTCGACTCGGCGGCGCGATACAGAAGCAAACTTTTTTAAGGGCGAAGGAACGTTGAATGGAGAAGGGCGAGGTTTGAGCCGTGGTCAATCCAGAATGAAGCAGCGCCTTTGGCAGAGATGATGCGGTAAGCTCAGAGGCGCTTGCAAGGGGAGAATAAAAACCAAAGCGCATCAAACGAACAGCGATGGGAGTCGTTGAAAGTTGGATTTTGACAACATGGACAGGAAGTAAACACGAAACAGCGGCGTGGGTATTCAGGTCCAAATGACCAACTGGTTGGGTAAAGTGAGTGTGCCTAGGTGCTTTACGCAGTTACAGTGGCCGGCCCCTGCAAACGTTGAACTCGCAGCACTGAGGTAGCGCCGATGCTCCCTAAGGACCCCTTCTGTTaggcattgaccagacagcCCAGGCTCGACCCGTCTGGCGCTAGCTGACATGCATGTGGACATGCGGGCCACTGCCATGACTGAAGACACGTGAGACGGCGTCTGGCCCTTTTGATGTCAGCTGGAAGGACTGAGCCTATTAACTCTGGACCTGGGCTTTTTCGTCTCATGCGCAATGTTGGTCAGGCCTTGCCGGCATGGCTActtcgtactccgtacaatacaTGAAAAGGCGCTCTCCAATGGCCACATGCATCAACACATGTATAGACTCCACCATATGCCCACcttgtctggtgctgccCCTGGGCCCTGCGCAGGGTGACTGCGGCAGCGACAGTAAAATCGAACATTGAATCGGCCATCGAGAGCGGCAGCCCCACTTCTTGGCGCCGTCTGATGCTGGACTCAATAAGACTGCCGCTtcgaccagacatcaatggTTGCATGTGGTGCCAGCACCCGCCAGCACCCCGCCCGGCGTCAAGTTAGATGCCCTCCGCTGACACATGCAGCGGTGAagtgaacattgaaacccTGTGTTCCAGTGCTCCAGCGCTCCACTCAGTGTTAGTCCCCAGTCCAGCCCTGTTGTCTCGTCCACCTTCTTCTACCTCATGCATCATCAGATTCCTCACACGGGTATTCCACTTGGATTTTTTTCATCCTAAATCCCTCATCTTCTCACTCTTGCTCCTCCACGACAGGCAGCCCATTTTCAGAATGTTCAATTGGGCAAAGCAACAGTATGTCAGGCTCTTTGCTATCCGTTAAGCCACTTTGCTTCATACTCTGATGTCGCCCGCTGTTCCCCGCCATTGTGCATCGCGAGTCACCCAGCTAACCATCGGTTGTCGTTGTCCCATCTTAGGTTGGCCAACGTCGCAGGCACTCAGGAGCCCATCTATGGCGCTTCGGCGATCAGATCCGTggctgaagaagccaaggagACGCCCTTTACCGAACTGTCCCGCGATGACTTGAAGTGGGTGGCCATGGAGTCGACATGTGTAGAGACCCAGAGCTTCTACCTGGTGTCGGATGAGGGCCACATCGGTCTTGCACAGGTCATCTACAGCAACGTTGCGTATGTCTACCTGGTCCTGCGTAAACAACATGCAGCCACCATATGCCATGGCTAAACTTTTCTCTCTTCCTTGCTAACGCGCCGCACCCCGAGCTAAGTGGCATGCGAACTACTTGCCAGTTCAACTCCAAGATCTTCTCCAAAGACCCTTCCAAACCCCACCTATGGTGCTCAACCCCTCTGAACCACTTTGAATTcaacgaggacaagaccTCCTGCTACGCCGACGACTGCGCGCTCGAGCTCTCTAAAGATGGAAACGAATACACCATCAAGAGCATGAACGACCCGAGGTCGATCGTCAACCTCAAGATCACCAGGACTGCTCCTGGCTTCAAGGCCGGCAAGAGCGGCACAACAAAGTATGGCACCGACCTCGAGAACCCCTGGGGAACCATGCGCCACGCTTTCTGGCCTCGCTGTGCGGCCGAGGgcaccatcaccactccCGATGGCCCCATTGACTTCAAGGGCCAGGCCATGTACTCGTTCGCTCTGCAGGGCATGAAGCCGCaccacgccgccggcaaGTGGAACTTTGCTAACTTCCAGGGTCCCAACTACTCGGCCATCATGATGGAGTTCACCACCCCGCCTTCTTACGGCTCAACATTGGTCAATGTGGGAGGTATTGTCAAGGATGGTCAGATCATCACCGCGGGCCCCGGCCACGAGGCCATCCATACCGACGTCAAGAACGATTCGGAGAACGAGTGGCCCGAGCCCAGTTCTGTCAAGTTTGAATGGACAGGCAACAAGACGGACGCCAAGCCCGTCAGCGCTGTCCTGGAAGGGCCGCTCGGAGAACGGACGGACCGCGTGGACGTCATGGCCGAGGTACCTGGCTTTGTCAAGACGATtgtggccgcggcggcggggacCAAGCCATACATTTATCAGGTAAGGATGTTCTTTTTTCTATTTTCATTTCTTTTCATTTCCCTCTCTTcatttcttttattattatttttattttttaaaactTGCTCAGTGAGATGGGCTCACTAACAACAACTTGCAGTATGCGCCAAAGATGACCCTCAAGCTCAAGATTGGAGACGAAGAAGTCACCGAAGAGGGCCAGCTATTCATGGAAGCTACGTTCATCACCGAATAAGCTAAACTAAGACCAACCAGCCAACAGGCGGGGAAGGAAATTAACAGCAATAGGGTTTAATTGTTTGCACTTCgaagagatggaagaaaCGACTGCATGCATCATCGTGTTGGGTAAATACACTCTAATAAATGAGAACAGGCGTTGGAGACGGCATTGGTCACTCGCTTTGATATATCCCTTGGTCCCAGCATACCGGCAAAACTTttgatatttttttctttcaaggTTTTGGTTTTGGTACTATGCCGAGCATTATACAGGTACAATATTTAATACTAACGCTTCACTGGACTTTTATTCGCACGCGGGGAGGATGACATCAAGGCAATTGCGACGTGATGGATTCGGCCGTGAAAATGTAGTAGCCACTCCTACTC
The DNA window shown above is from Metarhizium brunneum chromosome 1, complete sequence and carries:
- the asd-4 gene encoding GATA type zinc finger protein asd-4; amino-acid sequence: MEEPSTLSQTNEPISRPSPTSTLVSANLQQLPAISALAVSNAAQSPPQLRATAAPQNPTYTGATPPAATNGNGNGNLPTCQNCTTSTTPLWRRDEFGSVLCNACGLFLKLHGRPRPISLKTDVIKSRNRVKTIRPDLAAKKKAQQQQAANFGLGADVSGAALSAQNAAAAAQAIRRTSQKPNGNEGSDSPISRTGTPSMYNQGLPSFMVDDPYQGGSFNGTSENGDRDMPQTHEQLIAHNSSLKTRVSELEVINELFRGRLSQLEQQEAAARHGQEIAGVEQTQLRTQLDASQETVTQLQTQLEDSHRRENNLKRRLDELELELKAVQDALDGDVERPNKKPRIGNEVPAAVPTPMAEEEQPVPQAEPQAEPQAEQPEEQPEESVVKEETMTEPAAAEEPAAEETINEAAEETNETIDEASIEDAVPAASAS
- the SVF1 gene encoding Survival factor 1; its protein translation is MFNWAKQQLANVAGTQEPIYGASAIRSVAEEAKETPFTELSRDDLKWVAMESTCVETQSFYLVSDEGHIGLAQVIYSNVAGMRTTCQFNSKIFSKDPSKPHLWCSTPLNHFEFNEDKTSCYADDCALELSKDGNEYTIKSMNDPRSIVNLKITRTAPGFKAGKSGTTKYGTDLENPWGTMRHAFWPRCAAEGTITTPDGPIDFKGQAMYSFALQGMKPHHAAGKWNFANFQGPNYSAIMMEFTTPPSYGSTLVNVGGIVKDGQIITAGPGHEAIHTDVKNDSENEWPEPSSVKFEWTGNKTDAKPVSAVLEGPLGERTDRVDVMAEVPGFVKTIVAAAAGTKPYIYQYAPKMTLKLKIGDEEVTEEGQLFMEATFITE